caggagtctatctatctatctatactAGTTACTGAGTCTTAAAGTCTTTTGTCTTATGATAGTATTTTATGCTAACGTATGTTAATATTCAAGAAAAGTCTTGAAATCTGTACCAGAAACCAGCAGATAAAGATGCTATAACTTCCGTTTCACTGTGACTGAAATATTACTGCAAAGGTTTAGATGATTATTTCATAAGAATTCTGTGATCTTTGTTGTGCTTCTTGACCTTTAGTTGGTCCATTAGAATAATATCTGTTGATTTCTATCATGGTTCTCATATCAAattttatattatacatatattataaaaGCACAAAGTAAGAAACTAAAAACAACTTTAGGAGTCCTGTCCTTGAAAATACTCCTTGCATCTCTTTCGTAGGTGGGATATTTTGCTCCTTTTCAGAAACTACTAGGTTTAAGTTTAGATTTTTAGAATTTTGCATCACTTTTGCCGAAAACAAAGCTTCTATGATCGAGCCGATGTCCTGCAGATGCCTAGGTCTCCTCAGGAGCAGCCGCAGTGGTCGACCACCATGGACGGGATCTTTCCGTAGATGATCTGCTCCTTGCGGTTGAAGTAGAGCATGTTGATGGGCGACATCTTGGTGGGCGTGCAGCAGGGCCCTGCGGTGCCCCGCGGGTTGGCCTTGTTTACCAGGTGTGCATGTGGGTACTGCTGCAGGTGCATGAACTCACACTCACCTGAGCAGTAGTTGGCCCGGTAGCGTTTAGGTGCGATGATCCAGTCCCAGCCGAACTCTTCGAAGTCTACAGTGAGCGGGTAGCGGCAGCAGCGGGTCTCTGCAGACTCCTCATCGCAGTTGAGGCCTGAGTCACGGCGGGATCTCTTGGGGCTGTCGAGAATCTTCACTTCGATGAACGGTTGctggaaagaaagtgaaaatgttctgACAATGCAACAGACAAACCACCTGCATCCAAAAAAGCTAGACTTTTGGACATGACAATACAGGAATTATCCCTTCCATTTGTCGCCAGAGTGCAAGTTTCCAATTGCAGTTTTAAACAGGATAATTTTAGCTGGACAACATCATGTTAGTCTAGATTAGTTGAGCCAGATTTGAAGAACAAGGCCCTGATTTAATAAATGCCCCCATTACGCCACTAACCGCATTGCCAACAAAGCATGAAAATTGGATCTTCAGTAAACTTCCAAAGCCCATGTGCTTTTGAAGTTGTCAGTTAATATTTTGATTGCACTCACCAGTCCTTCCTCTCCAGGCTCTGCTGAGGTAACGGCCAAATCGTTACCATTGGAGTCGTAGGCGTTGATCTCAATCCCGTAGTTGGTCTCTGGTTGACGCAGCCaagcctgcagcagagacttGATGTCAATACTCTGCCAGGAGCCGGCGCCGGCATCGGTGTCGATCTTCAGAGAGCGCACTCTGACTCGAGTGCTGTTTCCCTCCTTCCCAGGTTTGAGGCGGGAGATCTGCAGGAAGACGGTGGTGACCATGTCGGCCGCCCGTAGGTGAACCCACAGCTGAGCCCGCAGGATGTTTTTGGGTTGGATCTTTGGACTGAGACTGAACAGACAACAGGAGGACAACTCGTCCTGGGCGACTGGATTAGCTGgaagaaatcattaaaatgttcgATTATCTTGTTTCATACAAACAGATAGAACATTTGGCTTTTGTCTAACTGTCCAACTGTTCTGTTTGTCAAACACGTCAGTCAGAGCCAAATACGTCAAAACTACTGAACAGACTACCATGAAATTTGTTCTAAatattcatgatccccagaggatgaactctTAATTACTTTAATGACCCCCTGACCTTTGCTCtagcagcaccatcagaccacaaaAGCCAATTGTACACAAggaaaatctaaatctaatgGGCAGATTGCCAGATAATTCACTGTGCATTTTTTACAAgctttgagtttttattttgcaccaccctcaggacaaaatATCAGCATTGCACACATGATACTCATAATGTAAATGTCAGATTGCAGAGTCAGGTTTGTGCGCTTCTTCAGGGAAATGTGTGGATTCAAAATGCTGCAGGTATTAGCAGTTTTTAACTATGTACATCTACATGGTCTACTGTCTCCTGTTTTCAGCTTGGCTACTTGGAAACAAACTTTACGCAT
This genomic window from Enoplosus armatus isolate fEnoArm2 chromosome 24, fEnoArm2.hap1, whole genome shotgun sequence contains:
- the LOC139306919 gene encoding growth/differentiation factor 8-like; translation: MLLFLGLTVFFFAGFSMEMNQTSKLLAESGEQCSACDFREHSKQMRLHSIKSQILSILRLEQAPNISRDMIRQLLPKAPPLTQLLDQYDPRVEEEDHATTETIITMATKPNPVAQDELSSCCLFSLSPKIQPKNILRAQLWVHLRAADMVTTVFLQISRLKPGKEGNSTRVRVRSLKIDTDAGAGSWQSIDIKSLLQAWLRQPETNYGIEINAYDSNGNDLAVTSAEPGEEGLQPFIEVKILDSPKRSRRDSGLNCDEESAETRCCRYPLTVDFEEFGWDWIIAPKRYRANYCSGECEFMHLQQYPHAHLVNKANPRGTAGPCCTPTKMSPINMLYFNRKEQIIYGKIPSMVVDHCGCS